Proteins co-encoded in one Populus trichocarpa isolate Nisqually-1 chromosome 10, P.trichocarpa_v4.1, whole genome shotgun sequence genomic window:
- the LOC18102254 gene encoding lipase isoform X2, with amino-acid sequence MSDLTQLFTWTCPRCSGLTAGFDIIELLVDVEHCLQSFVGVAKDLNAIVIAFRGTQEHSIQNWIEDLYWKQLDINYPGMPDAMVHHGFYSAYHNTTIRPGILNAVERAKKYYGDLNIIVTGHSMGGAMAAFCGLDLVVNTEAKNVQVMTFGQPRVGNAAFASYYSQLVPNTIRVTNDHDIVPHLPPYYRYFPQKTYHHFPREVWLHNIGVGSLVYEVEKVCDGSGEDPDCSRSVAGNSIADHLVYFGVELMCETWRSCGIVMDSLAKEYGKMDVKGNIVFSRDSSILRMKTETNIGGDRM; translated from the exons ATGTCAGATTTGACACAACTTTTTACTTGGACATGCCCGAGGTGTTCTGGTTTGACTGCG GGATTTGACATTATAGAGCTGCTTGTTGATGTTGAGCACTGCTTACAG TCATTTGTTGGAGTTGCAAAGGATCTTAATGCTATAGTCATCGCCTTCAGAGGAACTCAGGAACACAG CATACAGAATTGGATTGAAGACTTGTACTGGAAACAACTTGATATAAATTACCCGGGCATGCCTGATGCAATG gtgCACCATGGGTTTTATTCTGCATATCACAATACAACAATTCGACCTGGAATTCTAAATGCAGTCGAAAGAGCAAAGAAGTATTATGGAGATCTTAATATCATCGTGACAGGGCATTCAATGGGAGGAGCCATGGCAGCATTTTGCGGACTTGATTTGGTG GTTAATACTGAAGCCAAGAATGTTCAGGTTATGACATTTGGACAGCCTCGGGTTGGCAATGCAGCTTTTGCATCTTACTACAGTCAACTTGTGCCAAACACAATCCGAGTCACAAATGACCATGATATTGTACCACATCTACCTCCATACTATCGTTATTTCCCTCAAAAGACATACCATCACTTCCCAAGAGAG GTTTGGCTTCATAACATTGGAGTGGGAAGTCTGGTTTATGAAGTGGAGAAGGTCTGTGATGGTTCTGGTGAAGACCCAGACTGTAGCAG GTCGGTGGCAGGGAACAGTATTGCAGatcatttagtttattttggtGTTGAGCTGATGTGTGAGACATGGAGATCTTGTGGAATCGTGATGGATTCTCTTGCCAAAGAGTACGGAAAAATGGACGTCAAaggaaatattgttttttccaGAGATTCTTCTATTCTGAGAATGAAAACAGAGACAAACATTGGTGGAGATCGTATGTAG
- the LOC18102254 gene encoding lipase isoform X1, which yields MVIAGPPEYMGKRRWFILAIFVCLLAFSCGRELMAEHKHADNHLTAYNHSLATILVEYASAVYMSDLTQLFTWTCPRCSGLTAGFDIIELLVDVEHCLQSFVGVAKDLNAIVIAFRGTQEHSIQNWIEDLYWKQLDINYPGMPDAMVHHGFYSAYHNTTIRPGILNAVERAKKYYGDLNIIVTGHSMGGAMAAFCGLDLVVNTEAKNVQVMTFGQPRVGNAAFASYYSQLVPNTIRVTNDHDIVPHLPPYYRYFPQKTYHHFPREVWLHNIGVGSLVYEVEKVCDGSGEDPDCSRSVAGNSIADHLVYFGVELMCETWRSCGIVMDSLAKEYGKMDVKGNIVFSRDSSILRMKTETNIGGDRM from the exons ATGGTGATAGCGGGTCCACCAG AGTATATGGGGAAAAGGAGGTGGTTTATTTTGGCGATTTTTGTATGTCTGCTTGCTTTCTCTTGTGGAAGAg AACTTATGGCCGAGCATAAGCACGCAGATAATCATCTAACCGCTTACAATCACTCTCTTGCAACAATATTGGTTGAGTATGCCTCTGCG GTATATATGTCAGATTTGACACAACTTTTTACTTGGACATGCCCGAGGTGTTCTGGTTTGACTGCG GGATTTGACATTATAGAGCTGCTTGTTGATGTTGAGCACTGCTTACAG TCATTTGTTGGAGTTGCAAAGGATCTTAATGCTATAGTCATCGCCTTCAGAGGAACTCAGGAACACAG CATACAGAATTGGATTGAAGACTTGTACTGGAAACAACTTGATATAAATTACCCGGGCATGCCTGATGCAATG gtgCACCATGGGTTTTATTCTGCATATCACAATACAACAATTCGACCTGGAATTCTAAATGCAGTCGAAAGAGCAAAGAAGTATTATGGAGATCTTAATATCATCGTGACAGGGCATTCAATGGGAGGAGCCATGGCAGCATTTTGCGGACTTGATTTGGTG GTTAATACTGAAGCCAAGAATGTTCAGGTTATGACATTTGGACAGCCTCGGGTTGGCAATGCAGCTTTTGCATCTTACTACAGTCAACTTGTGCCAAACACAATCCGAGTCACAAATGACCATGATATTGTACCACATCTACCTCCATACTATCGTTATTTCCCTCAAAAGACATACCATCACTTCCCAAGAGAG GTTTGGCTTCATAACATTGGAGTGGGAAGTCTGGTTTATGAAGTGGAGAAGGTCTGTGATGGTTCTGGTGAAGACCCAGACTGTAGCAG GTCGGTGGCAGGGAACAGTATTGCAGatcatttagtttattttggtGTTGAGCTGATGTGTGAGACATGGAGATCTTGTGGAATCGTGATGGATTCTCTTGCCAAAGAGTACGGAAAAATGGACGTCAAaggaaatattgttttttccaGAGATTCTTCTATTCTGAGAATGAAAACAGAGACAAACATTGGTGGAGATCGTATGTAG